A genome region from Glycine max cultivar Williams 82 chromosome 5, Glycine_max_v4.0, whole genome shotgun sequence includes the following:
- the LOC100779740 gene encoding phospholipase D delta: MDCHGGISQSSPNREYEGLNGPVFLHGDLDLLIIEAKSLPNLDLSSETIRKCITMGNMCHPPFIKGLKTHSGKDKMITSDPYVSVCIAGATIAQTRVIANCENPLWDEQFIVPVAHPAQKLEFLVKDNDILGAELIGVVEIPVQKIIAGNTVNDWFPIIGQYGNCLKPYPELHISVQYRQIGVNRSESISSGDGKALGVPKTYFPLRKGGSVTLYQDAHLPDGMLPEITLEGGKVFQHNKCWEDICHAILEAHHLIYIIGWSVYHPVRLVREATKPLPSGGELSLGELLKYKSQEGLRVVMLIWDDRTSHDKFLLKTDGVMQTHDEETKKFFKHSTVHCVLSPRYASNKLSIFKQQVVGTLFTHHQKCVLVDSLGSGNNRKITAFIGGLDLCDGRYDTPEHRLFRDLDTVFHNDFHNPTFQLHSNSCAPRQPWHDLHCKIEGPAAYDILTNFEQRWRKAKKWRDFRLKKVTNWHDDALLRLDRISWIVKPSPSSNGDKSVHVTDENDPESWNVQIFRSIDSGSVKGFPKDVDKAKAQNLFCGKNLKVDQSIHTAYVRAIRSAEHFVYIENQYFLGSSYHWPSYKNNAGANHLVPMELALKIAGKIGANERFCVYIVIPMWPEGVPTSAAVQEILFWQGQTMSMMYKIVADALEKAGLSYQYHPQDYLNFYCLGKREPQSTNISPTPNPSENRALVSVKKFRRFMIYVHAKGMVVDDEYVIIGSANINQRSLDGSRDTEIAMGAYQPKYTWTEKNAHPRGQVYGYRMSLWAEHLGSLDHCFAEPHNLECVRHVNKIAKRNWDIYVSEEENRMRGHLMQYPVKISRDGKVSALDDYESFPDVGGKILGSPNSLPDALTT; encoded by the exons ATGGATTGTCATGGTGGTATTTCCCAAAGCTCTCCAAACAGGGAGTATGAAGGCCTTAATGGACCGGTTTTCTTACATGGTGACTTGGATCTGTTGATAATAGAAGCCAAGTCTCTTCCAAATTTAGATTTATCCAGTGAAACAATTAGAAAATGCATCACTATGGGCAACATGTGCCACCCTCCATTTATAAAAGGACTAAAGACACACTCTGGAAAAGACAAGATGATAACTAGTGACCCTTATGTTTCTGTATGCATTGCTGGGGCTACCATAGCTCAGACTAGAGTGATTGCTAACTGTGAGAACCCTTTGTGGGATGAGCAGTTTATTGTGCCTGTTGCTCACCCTGCTCAAAAACTTGAGTTCCTTGTGAAGGACAATGATATTCTTGGGGCTGAACTCATTGGAGTGGTGGAGATACCTGTTCAGAAGATAATTGCAGGAAATACTGTTAATGATTGGTTTCCCATCATTGGTCAGTACGGAAACTGCTTAAAACCTTATCCTGAATTGCATATTTCTGTTCAGTATAGGCAAATTGGAGTGAACCGTTCAGAAAGTATTAGTAGTGGGGATGGAAAAGCCTTAGGAGTTCCTAAAACATATTTCCCTCTCAGGAAAGGAGGGAGTGTGACTCTATATCAAGATGCACATTTACCTGATGGTATGCTACCTGAAATTACACTTGAGGGTGGAAAAGTGTTTCAGCATAATAAATGTTGGGAGGACATATGCCATGCAATTTTGGAAGCTCATCACCTGATATACATTATAGGATGGTCAGTTTACCACCCAGTGAGGCTGGTCAGAGAGGCAACAAAACCATTGCCTTCTGGGGGAGAGCTTTCACTTGGAGAGCTGTTGAAGTACAAGTCACAAGAAGGGCTCCGAGTGGTTATGCTGATTTGGGATGACAGAACTTCACATGACAAGTTTCTTTTGAAAACA GATGGTGTCATGCAGACTCATGATGAAGAAACTAAGAAGTTTTTCAAACATTCTACTGTTCATTGTGTGCTATCTCCACGCTATGCAAGCAATAAGCTCAGTATTTTCAAGCAACAG GTTGTGGGAACCCTCTTTACGCATCACCAGAAATGTGTTCTTGTAGACAGTCTAGGTTCTGGGAATAATAGGAAAATAACAGCTTTCATTGGTGGTTTGGATCTATGTGATGGTAGATATGATACACCGGAGCATCGGCTTTTTCGTGATCTAGATACAGTCTTTCATAATGATTTTCATAATCCTACATTTCAA TTACATTCGAATTCATGTGCACCAAGGCAGCCATGGCATGACTTACATTGCAAAATTGAAGGTCCAGCAGCATATGATATATTGACCAATTTTGAACAAAGATGGAGGAAGGCCAAAAAATGGCGCGACTTCAGGCTCAAAAAGGTGACCAATTGGCATGATGACGCTTTGCTAAGGCTAGACCGGATTTCATGGATTGTCAAACCTTCTCCTTCTTCCAACGGCGATAAATCTGTTCATGTAACCGATGAAAATGATCCCGAGAGTTGGAATGTGCAG ATATTTAGGTCCATAGATTCAGGATCTGTGAAGGGATTTCCTAAGGATGTTGACAAAGCTAAGGCTCAG AATCTTTTTTGTGGAAAAAATTTGAAAGTAGATCAAAGCATCCATACTGCTTATGTGAGAGCAATAAGATCCGCTGAGCACTTTGTATATATTGAGAATCAGTATTTTTTGGGCTCCTCCTATCATTGGCCTTCATATAAAAACAATGCAG GTGCTAACCACTTGGTTCCCATGGAGTTGGCTTTGAAAATTGCTGGTAAGATCGGTGCAAATGAACGTTTTTGTGTATATATAGTTATACCAATGTGGCCAGAGGGTGTTCCAACAAGTGCTGCTGTTCAAGAAATATTGTTCTGGCAG GGACAGACAATGTCTATGATGTACAAGATTGTAGCTGATGCCCTTGAAAAAGCAGGACTTTCTTATCAGTATCATCCACAAGATTATCTCAATTTTTACtgccttggaaagagagaaCCACAATCCACAAATATTTCACCAACACCAAATCCATCTGAAAACCGCGCTTTG GTATCAGTTAAAAAATTCAGAcgttttatgatttatgttcaTGCCAAAGGAATGGTAGTTGATGACGAATACGTAATTATTGGATCAGCAAACATTAACCAGAGATCCTTAGATGGTTCAAGGGACACAGAAATAGCTATGGGTGCCTATCAACCAAAATATACATGGACAGAAAAGAATGCTCATCCACGTGGCCAG GTGTATGGATACAGAATGTCACTGTGGGCTGAGCACCTTGGCAGTCTTGATCATTGTTTTGCTGAACCTCACAACCTGGAATGTGTCAGACATGTCAACAAAATTGCCAAACGAAACTGGGACATATATGTGTCTGAGGAAGAGAATCGGATGAGGGGACACTTGATGCAATATCCAGTTAAGATCAGCAGGGATGGAAAAGTCAGTGCACTTGATGATTATGAATCCTTTCCTGATGTTGGTGGCAAAATTCTTGGATCACCAAATTCACTTCCGGATGCATTAACCACCTGA